A region from the Rheinheimera mangrovi genome encodes:
- the rpsL gene encoding 30S ribosomal protein S12, producing the protein MATINQLVRKPRSLVVAKSTVPALEACPQKRGVCTRVYTTTPKKPNSALRKVCRVRLTNGFEVTSYIGGEGHNLQEHSVVLIRGGRVKDLPGVRYHTVRGTLDCAGVKDRKQGRSKYGAKRPKNK; encoded by the coding sequence ATGGCAACAATCAACCAGCTAGTGCGTAAGCCGCGCAGCCTGGTGGTCGCTAAGAGCACCGTTCCGGCGCTTGAAGCTTGCCCACAGAAGCGTGGTGTTTGTACCCGCGTATACACCACCACACCTAAGAAGCCAAACTCTGCATTACGTAAAGTATGCCGTGTTCGTTTAACTAACGGATTCGAAGTTACTTCTTACATCGGCGGTGAAGGCCACAACTTACAGGAACACAGCGTTGTTCTGATCCGTGGCGGCCGGGTAAAAGACCTTCCAGGTGTGCGTTATCACACCGTACGCGGCACTTTAGACTGTGCGGGCGTTAAAGATCGTAAGCAAGGCCGTTCTAAATACGGCGCTAAACGGCCGAAGAATAAATAA
- the rpsG gene encoding 30S ribosomal protein S7: protein MPRRRVIGQRKILPDPKFGSELLAKFVNVVMIDGKKSTAESIVYGALDIAATKSKKAELDLFEVALDNIRPTVEVKSRRVGGSTYQVPCEVRQVRRNALAMRWLVEAARKRGEKSMAQRLAGEMLDAVENKGSAVKKREDVHRMAEANKAFAHFRW, encoded by the coding sequence ATGCCAAGAAGACGCGTCATAGGTCAACGTAAAATCCTTCCAGATCCTAAGTTCGGAAGTGAATTACTTGCCAAGTTCGTAAACGTCGTAATGATCGACGGTAAAAAATCTACAGCTGAATCAATTGTATACGGCGCATTAGACATCGCTGCGACAAAATCTAAAAAAGCTGAACTGGATCTGTTCGAAGTTGCATTAGACAACATTCGTCCTACTGTAGAAGTTAAATCACGCCGTGTGGGTGGTTCTACTTACCAGGTTCCATGTGAAGTTCGTCAGGTTCGTCGTAACGCTTTAGCTATGCGTTGGTTGGTTGAAGCTGCCCGTAAACGTGGCGAGAAATCAATGGCACAGCGTTTAGCTGGTGAAATGCTGGATGCCGTTGAGAATAAAGGTTCTGCTGTTAAGAAACGTGAAGACGTTCACCGTATGGCTGAAGCGAACAAAGCGTTCGCGCATTTCCGCTGGTAA
- the fusA gene encoding elongation factor G, translated as MARTTPIELYRNIGICAHVDAGKTTTTERVLFYTGLSHKIGEVHDGAATMDWMEQEQERGITITSAATTTFWRGMQGQFPQHRVNIIDTPGHVDFTIEVERSLRVLDGAVVVLCGSSGVQPQTETVWRQANKYEVPRLIFVNKMDRTGANFIRVVKQARDRLNHTIVPIQLPIGSEENFRGVVDLLKMKAINWNEADQGMTFTYEDIPADMLAECEEWRANMVEAAAEANEELMERYLEGEELTEDEIRSALRQRTLANEVVLVLCGSAFKNKGVQAMLDAVIEYLPSPTEVKAIKGINEDESEGVRHADDDAPFAALAFKIATDPFVGTLTFFRCYSGVINSGDSVYNPVKQKKERIGRIVQMHANDRQEIKEVRAGDIAAGIGFKDVTTGDTLCDPDHIITLERMEFPEPVISVAVEPKTKADQEKMGIALSKLAAEDPSFRVHTDEETSQTIISGMGELHLEIIVDRMKREFKVDANVGKPQVAYRETIRASTEVEGKFVRQSGGRGQFGHCWLKIEPQEEGKGYEFVNAVVGGVIPKEYIPAIDKGIIEQMKNGILAGYPVIDVKVTVFDGSYHDVDSNEMAFKIAASMGFRKGALQAKPVILEPVMKVEVVTPEDFMGDIVGDLNRRRGIINGMEDAPGGIKIVDAQVPLSEMFGYATSMRSLTQGRASYSMEPLKYMEAPNNVTEAIIAARSSTGSND; from the coding sequence GTGGCACGTACAACTCCAATTGAGCTTTACCGAAATATCGGTATTTGTGCTCACGTTGACGCGGGTAAAACCACGACAACTGAACGAGTTTTGTTCTATACCGGCTTGTCTCACAAGATCGGTGAAGTTCATGACGGCGCCGCCACGATGGATTGGATGGAACAGGAGCAGGAACGTGGTATCACTATCACGTCCGCTGCGACCACGACCTTTTGGCGTGGCATGCAGGGCCAGTTCCCTCAGCATCGTGTAAACATCATCGATACACCGGGGCACGTTGACTTCACTATTGAAGTTGAACGTTCCCTGCGTGTCTTAGATGGTGCTGTTGTTGTACTGTGCGGTTCTTCAGGCGTGCAGCCTCAAACCGAAACAGTATGGCGTCAGGCAAATAAATACGAAGTTCCACGTCTGATCTTTGTTAACAAGATGGACCGTACCGGCGCTAACTTCATTCGTGTAGTTAAACAAGCCCGTGACCGTCTGAATCACACCATAGTGCCTATTCAGTTACCTATTGGTTCTGAAGAGAACTTTCGCGGTGTGGTTGACTTGTTAAAAATGAAAGCAATCAACTGGAACGAAGCTGACCAGGGTATGACCTTCACGTACGAAGACATTCCTGCGGATATGCTCGCTGAGTGTGAAGAGTGGCGTGCAAACATGGTAGAGGCAGCAGCTGAAGCCAATGAAGAGCTGATGGAGCGTTATTTGGAAGGCGAAGAGCTGACTGAAGACGAAATTCGTTCAGCCTTGCGTCAACGTACTCTTGCTAACGAAGTGGTTCTTGTGCTTTGTGGTTCTGCATTCAAAAACAAAGGTGTTCAGGCTATGCTTGACGCTGTGATTGAATACTTGCCATCACCAACAGAAGTCAAAGCGATCAAAGGTATTAACGAAGATGAATCAGAAGGCGTACGCCACGCTGATGATGATGCACCATTTGCGGCACTTGCGTTTAAAATTGCAACTGACCCATTTGTTGGCACATTAACTTTCTTCCGTTGTTACTCTGGCGTGATTAACTCTGGTGACAGTGTGTATAACCCTGTGAAGCAGAAGAAAGAGCGTATTGGCCGTATCGTTCAGATGCACGCCAATGACCGTCAGGAAATCAAAGAAGTTCGTGCTGGTGATATTGCTGCCGGTATAGGTTTTAAAGATGTGACCACAGGTGACACTTTATGTGACCCTGACCACATCATTACGCTGGAACGTATGGAATTCCCGGAGCCGGTGATTTCTGTTGCAGTGGAACCAAAAACCAAAGCTGACCAGGAGAAAATGGGTATCGCTCTGAGCAAACTTGCTGCAGAGGATCCATCTTTCCGTGTTCATACCGACGAAGAAACCAGCCAGACTATTATTTCTGGTATGGGTGAGTTGCACTTGGAAATTATCGTGGATCGTATGAAACGCGAATTCAAAGTGGACGCAAACGTAGGTAAACCTCAGGTCGCTTATCGCGAAACTATTCGCGCCAGCACTGAAGTTGAAGGTAAATTTGTTCGTCAATCTGGTGGTCGCGGTCAATTCGGTCATTGCTGGCTGAAAATCGAACCTCAGGAAGAAGGCAAAGGCTATGAGTTCGTTAACGCTGTTGTCGGCGGTGTGATTCCAAAAGAATACATTCCTGCCATAGACAAAGGCATTATCGAACAGATGAAAAACGGTATCCTTGCTGGGTACCCGGTCATTGACGTGAAGGTTACCGTATTCGATGGTTCATACCACGATGTGGACTCAAACGAAATGGCGTTCAAAATTGCCGCCTCTATGGGCTTCAGAAAAGGCGCACTGCAAGCTAAGCCAGTGATCCTTGAACCCGTCATGAAAGTTGAAGTGGTAACACCGGAAGACTTCATGGGTGACATCGTAGGTGACTTAAACCGTCGTCGCGGTATCATCAACGGTATGGAAGATGCTCCTGGTGGTATCAAGATCGTTGATGCTCAGGTTCCTTTGTCCGAGATGTTTGGTTATGCAACCAGCATGCGTTCATTGACTCAGGGCCGTGCTTCTTATTCAATGGAACCATTGAAGTACATGGAAGCACCAAACAACGTGACTGAAGCAATTATTGCAGCTCGTAGCAGTACTGGTAGTAACGATTAA
- the tuf gene encoding elongation factor Tu has translation MAKAKFERNKPHVNVGTIGHVDHGKTTLTAAITNVLAKHYGGQAFAFDQIDKAPEEKARGITINTSHVEYDTPTRHYAHVDCPGHADYVKNMITGAAQMDGAILVVAATDGPMPQTREHILLSRQVGVPFIVVFMNKCDMVDDEELLELVEMEVRELLSDYDFPGDDLPVIRGSALKGLEGDATWEPKILELAAALDSYIPEPQRAIDKPFIMPIEDVFSIAGRGTVVTGRVEQGIIKVGEAVEIVGLKDTVTTTCTGVEMFRKLLDEGRAGENIGALLRGTKREDVERGQVLAKPGSIKPHTKFEGEVYVLSKEEGGRHTPFFKGYRPQFYFRTTDVTGSVELPEGVEMVMPGDNLKFVVELINPIAMDEGLRFAIREGGRTVGAGVVSKVLV, from the coding sequence ATGGCTAAGGCTAAATTCGAACGTAATAAACCGCACGTTAACGTAGGCACCATCGGTCACGTTGACCACGGCAAAACTACTTTAACTGCTGCTATCACTAACGTACTGGCTAAGCACTACGGTGGTCAGGCATTCGCTTTCGATCAAATCGACAAAGCGCCAGAAGAGAAAGCTCGTGGTATCACGATCAACACTTCTCACGTTGAATACGATACACCAACACGCCACTACGCCCACGTAGACTGCCCAGGCCACGCTGACTATGTTAAAAACATGATCACTGGTGCTGCACAGATGGACGGCGCAATCCTGGTAGTGGCTGCAACTGACGGCCCAATGCCACAGACACGCGAGCACATCCTGTTATCTCGTCAGGTAGGCGTACCTTTCATCGTAGTATTCATGAACAAATGTGACATGGTAGACGACGAAGAGCTGTTAGAGCTGGTGGAGATGGAAGTTCGTGAACTTCTGTCAGACTACGATTTCCCAGGTGATGACCTGCCGGTAATCCGTGGTTCAGCTTTAAAAGGTCTGGAAGGCGATGCAACGTGGGAGCCAAAAATCCTTGAGCTGGCAGCAGCTTTAGATTCTTACATCCCAGAACCACAACGTGCGATTGACAAACCATTCATCATGCCAATCGAAGACGTATTCTCAATTGCAGGTCGCGGAACAGTAGTAACTGGTCGTGTAGAGCAAGGTATCATCAAAGTTGGTGAAGCAGTAGAAATCGTAGGTCTGAAAGACACTGTGACAACAACTTGTACTGGTGTAGAAATGTTCCGTAAACTGTTAGACGAAGGTCGTGCAGGCGAGAACATCGGCGCACTGTTACGTGGTACTAAGCGTGAAGACGTAGAACGTGGTCAAGTATTAGCGAAGCCAGGTTCAATCAAGCCACACACGAAGTTCGAAGGTGAAGTGTACGTATTATCAAAAGAAGAAGGTGGTCGTCATACTCCATTCTTCAAAGGTTACCGTCCACAGTTCTACTTCCGTACAACAGACGTAACTGGTTCAGTAGAACTGCCAGAAGGCGTAGAGATGGTAATGCCAGGCGACAACCTGAAGTTTGTTGTTGAACTGATCAACCCAATCGCGATGGACGAAGGTTTACGCTTCGCGATCCGTGAAGGTGGTCGCACAGTAGGTGCTGGTGTAGTATCTAAAGTACTGGTTTAA
- a CDS encoding acyl-CoA dehydrogenase family protein gives MSHYQAPLADMSFQLFDVWKVHQFWQQQTELAELIDADTAAAILEEAAKITAEKIAPLAADADEQGVSCVAGEVMTPSHYKECYQLLCEGGWTGLSGDPEYGGMGMPKSLSGLYDEMMCSADIAFSLYPGLTSGACVALLQHADEATKALYLPKLYSGEWSGTMCLTESHAGSDLGIMRSKAETTSDGSYRISGEKIFITAGEHDLTDNIIHLVLAKLPDAPAGSRGISLFLVPKFKVDADGKLGERNSLICSSVEHKMGIHGSATCVMNFDGAEGYLIGEPHKGLACMFTMMNYERLAMGSQGLGAAERAYQNALAYANDRLQGRTTTKDGNKADPIIGHPDVKRMLMNISSINEAGRAFSVYVGHLLDQAKFGADAKAQARANLLTPVTKAFMTDRGLDACITAQQVFGGHGYIREWGMEQLVRDVRIAQIYEGTNGIQAADFMLRKVASDQAAVLFDLIDDLTKGLSGSAAAQIVPVAERFKSTTTVLLERSKQQADLLSWVANDYLDLTGYLLYALMWDKMEASLDSGKHGEDFIRSKQLKAKFYYSRVLPRVESLFSLIEQFPAELSSAEPRLF, from the coding sequence GTGAGTCACTACCAGGCGCCGCTGGCCGATATGTCCTTTCAACTATTTGATGTCTGGAAAGTTCACCAGTTCTGGCAACAACAAACTGAGTTAGCTGAACTGATTGATGCCGATACTGCAGCTGCCATTCTGGAAGAGGCTGCAAAAATCACCGCGGAAAAAATCGCACCTTTGGCCGCTGATGCAGACGAGCAAGGCGTATCTTGTGTTGCAGGTGAAGTAATGACTCCATCTCATTATAAAGAATGCTATCAGTTGTTGTGTGAAGGCGGCTGGACTGGTTTGTCAGGAGATCCTGAATACGGTGGCATGGGTATGCCAAAAAGTTTGTCTGGTTTGTATGACGAAATGATGTGTAGTGCTGATATTGCCTTTTCTTTATACCCAGGTTTGACATCGGGTGCATGCGTGGCCTTATTGCAACATGCCGATGAAGCAACCAAAGCTTTGTATCTGCCAAAGTTATACAGCGGCGAATGGTCCGGAACCATGTGCCTGACAGAATCTCATGCTGGCTCTGACTTAGGTATTATGCGTAGCAAAGCCGAAACTACTAGCGATGGTAGTTACCGTATCAGTGGTGAAAAAATCTTTATCACGGCGGGTGAGCATGACTTGACGGACAACATCATTCATTTGGTACTGGCTAAGTTACCAGACGCGCCAGCGGGCAGCCGCGGTATATCGTTATTTTTAGTGCCTAAGTTCAAAGTGGATGCAGATGGTAAGTTGGGAGAACGCAATAGCCTGATCTGCAGTTCAGTTGAGCACAAAATGGGTATCCACGGTTCTGCCACTTGTGTGATGAACTTTGATGGTGCCGAGGGTTATCTGATTGGTGAGCCACATAAAGGTCTGGCTTGTATGTTCACCATGATGAACTACGAACGTCTGGCCATGGGTAGTCAGGGTTTAGGTGCGGCAGAGCGGGCCTACCAGAATGCACTCGCCTACGCCAATGATCGCCTCCAAGGCCGAACAACAACTAAAGACGGTAATAAGGCCGATCCTATTATTGGCCATCCTGATGTTAAACGTATGTTGATGAATATCAGCAGTATTAATGAAGCGGGCAGGGCCTTCAGTGTTTATGTTGGGCATTTATTGGATCAAGCCAAGTTTGGTGCGGATGCCAAGGCTCAGGCGCGAGCTAATTTGCTGACGCCAGTGACTAAAGCCTTTATGACGGATAGGGGGCTGGATGCCTGTATCACAGCGCAACAAGTATTTGGCGGCCATGGTTATATCCGTGAGTGGGGCATGGAGCAGTTAGTCCGGGACGTACGTATTGCGCAGATATATGAAGGCACCAACGGTATACAAGCTGCAGACTTTATGTTGCGTAAAGTCGCTTCGGATCAAGCTGCAGTATTATTCGATTTGATTGATGACTTAACCAAGGGGCTGTCAGGCTCGGCGGCAGCCCAAATCGTCCCAGTCGCAGAGCGTTTTAAGTCCACGACTACAGTTCTGTTAGAGCGATCTAAGCAGCAAGCCGACCTCCTGTCCTGGGTGGCAAATGATTATCTGGATTTGACAGGTTATCTGCTTTACGCCCTGATGTGGGACAAAATGGAAGCGTCATTAGATAGCGGTAAACATGGCGAAGACTTTATCCGGTCGAAACAATTAAAAGCTAAGTTTTATTACTCCAGAGTGTTACCTCGTGTTGAGAGTCTATTCAGTCTTATCGAACAGTTCCCAGCTGAGTTGTCATCAGCAGAGCCACGACTGTTTTGA
- the rpsJ gene encoding 30S ribosomal protein S10 — MSNQRIRIRLKAFDHRLIDQSTMEIVDTAKRTGAQVRGPIPLPTRQERFTVLISPHVNKDARDQYEIRTHKRLIDIVEPTEKTVDALMRLDLPAGVDVQISLG; from the coding sequence ATGAGTAATCAAAGGATTCGCATCCGTCTGAAAGCGTTCGATCACCGTTTGATCGATCAGTCAACTATGGAAATCGTTGACACAGCTAAGCGTACGGGCGCGCAGGTTCGTGGTCCTATCCCACTTCCGACTCGCCAGGAACGTTTCACTGTATTGATTTCTCCTCACGTGAATAAAGATGCACGTGACCAGTACGAAATCCGTACCCACAAGCGTTTAATCGACATCGTTGAACCAACAGAAAAGACTGTTGATGCTCTGATGCGTTTAGATCTGCCTGCTGGCGTTGACGTTCAAATCAGCCTGGGCTAA